The following proteins come from a genomic window of Azoarcus sp. PA01:
- the chrA gene encoding chromate efflux transporter yields the protein MAIPDTFAKQADEQGPWAVFLVFLRLGLTSFGGPVAHLGYFRDEFVTRRRWLGERSYADLVALCQFLPGPASSQVGMALGLARAGYAGLFAAWAGFTLPSAIALILFAQGVSRHGGVLAPDALHGLKVVAVAVVAQAVWGMARNLCTDTLRVTLMALATCVVLIDSTAWTQIGVIGAAAIAGIVLFRPEPAVAHDPLPILVTHRAAIGCLCAFVALLIGLPLFAQLVANPAVALIDAFYRAGSLVFGGGHVVLPLLQTEVVASGWVDRETFLAGYGAAQAVPGPLFTFAAFLGAAMNEAPGSWAGAAICVGAIFAPSFLLVVGALPFWEQLRRSARARAALAGVNAAVVGLLLAALYQPVWTSAIDQPRDFGLAVIAFVALAFWKLPPWFVVVGSGVAGWLMSIAT from the coding sequence ATGGCCATTCCGGACACCTTCGCCAAGCAGGCCGACGAGCAAGGCCCGTGGGCCGTTTTTCTCGTTTTCCTGCGCCTCGGCCTGACCTCGTTCGGCGGCCCGGTGGCCCATCTCGGCTACTTTCGTGACGAATTCGTCACGCGCCGACGCTGGCTCGGCGAACGCAGCTACGCGGACCTCGTCGCGCTGTGCCAGTTCCTGCCGGGGCCGGCGAGCAGCCAGGTCGGCATGGCATTGGGCCTGGCTCGCGCAGGATACGCGGGGCTGTTCGCAGCGTGGGCAGGCTTCACGCTGCCGTCGGCGATCGCGCTGATCCTGTTCGCGCAAGGGGTGTCGCGTCACGGCGGCGTCCTCGCGCCGGATGCCCTGCACGGCCTGAAAGTCGTCGCGGTCGCGGTCGTGGCGCAGGCGGTGTGGGGTATGGCGCGCAACCTCTGCACCGACACCCTGCGCGTCACCCTCATGGCGCTCGCGACGTGCGTCGTCCTCATCGATTCGACGGCGTGGACGCAGATCGGCGTAATCGGCGCCGCGGCGATCGCCGGAATCGTCCTGTTCCGACCGGAACCGGCCGTTGCCCACGATCCGCTGCCGATCCTCGTCACGCACCGTGCCGCGATCGGATGCCTGTGCGCATTCGTTGCACTGCTGATCGGCCTGCCCCTCTTCGCGCAGCTCGTGGCGAACCCGGCTGTCGCGCTGATCGACGCCTTCTACCGTGCCGGATCGCTGGTGTTCGGCGGCGGCCATGTCGTCCTGCCATTGCTGCAGACCGAGGTCGTAGCGAGCGGATGGGTCGATCGCGAAACTTTCCTCGCCGGCTACGGCGCCGCACAGGCCGTGCCGGGACCGCTGTTCACGTTCGCGGCGTTCCTGGGCGCAGCGATGAACGAGGCGCCCGGGAGCTGGGCGGGCGCTGCGATCTGCGTGGGCGCGATTTTCGCCCCGTCGTTCCTGCTTGTGGTCGGCGCGCTGCCGTTCTGGGAGCAACTGCGCCGCAGTGCCCGTGCGCGGGCGGCGCTGGCCGGCGTGAACGCCGCGGTCGTCGGCCTGCTGCTGGCCGCGTTGTACCAGCCGGTATGGACGAGCGCGATCGACCAGCCGCGAGACTTCGGGCTCGCTGTCATCGCGTTCGTCGCGCTGGCGTTCTGGAAACTCCCGCCGTGGTTCGTCGTCGTCGGTAGCGGCGTCGCCGGATGGCTGATGAGCATCGCGACCTGA
- a CDS encoding GNAT family N-acetyltransferase has translation MPTYRFRHFDDVTGIDPAAWDALTDGQACVSHAFLATLEATGCVGPGTGWLPRHATLWDGPQLVAAMPLYEKHHSYGEYVFDWAWAEAYARHGLAYYPKWLAAVPFTPVPGMRLLGRDPASRKALLQATLALAEESGLSSLHVLFPTETEAGWMREAGLLIRQGVQFHWFNAGYRDFDDFLASLNHEKRKKIRQDRRRAAAHALTFRWLDGTTANAADWALFHRCYAATYALHRSTPYLAAPFFTQLASRAPHSVRLLLAERQGEPVASAFFLCDGEALYGRYWGATEHLPFLHFELCYYRAIDYCIVHRLSRFEGGAQGEHKLARGLQPVVTRSAHWIREPRWRDAVDRFLAQETAGIDFYLDELTERSPFRASQRTAPE, from the coding sequence GTGCCGACCTACCGCTTTCGCCATTTCGATGATGTGACCGGCATCGATCCCGCCGCCTGGGATGCGCTGACCGACGGACAGGCCTGCGTGTCGCACGCCTTTCTCGCCACGCTCGAGGCGACCGGCTGCGTCGGGCCGGGCACCGGCTGGCTGCCGCGCCACGCAACGCTGTGGGACGGCCCGCAACTGGTCGCGGCGATGCCGCTGTACGAGAAGCACCATTCGTACGGCGAATACGTCTTCGACTGGGCGTGGGCCGAAGCGTATGCGCGCCATGGCCTCGCCTACTATCCGAAGTGGCTCGCCGCAGTGCCGTTCACGCCAGTGCCCGGGATGCGCCTGCTCGGCCGTGATCCGGCAAGCAGAAAAGCGCTGCTGCAGGCGACGCTGGCGTTGGCCGAGGAAAGCGGCCTGTCGTCACTGCACGTGCTTTTCCCCACCGAAACCGAGGCCGGATGGATGCGGGAAGCCGGCCTGCTGATCCGCCAAGGCGTGCAGTTCCACTGGTTCAATGCGGGTTACCGCGATTTCGACGACTTCCTCGCCAGCCTGAACCATGAAAAGCGCAAGAAAATCCGCCAGGACAGGCGCCGCGCCGCGGCCCACGCGCTGACGTTCCGCTGGCTCGACGGCACGACGGCGAATGCCGCCGACTGGGCGCTCTTCCATCGCTGTTACGCAGCGACGTACGCGCTGCATCGCTCGACGCCGTATCTCGCGGCGCCGTTCTTCACGCAGCTCGCGTCGCGCGCCCCGCACAGCGTGCGGCTGCTGCTCGCCGAACGCCAAGGCGAGCCGGTCGCGAGCGCTTTTTTCCTGTGCGACGGCGAAGCGCTCTACGGCCGCTACTGGGGCGCGACCGAACATCTGCCGTTCCTGCATTTCGAGCTGTGCTACTACCGGGCGATCGACTACTGCATCGTCCATCGCCTGAGCCGCTTCGAGGGCGGCGCACAGGGCGAGCACAAGCTCGCGCGCGGGCTGCAGCCCGTCGTCACGCGCTCCGCGCACTGGATTCGCGAACCGCGCTGGCGCGACGCGGTGGACCGCTTTCTCGCGCAGGAGACCGCGGGCATCGATTTCTATCTCGATGAACTGACCGAGCGCTCGCCGTTTCGCGCCTCGCAAAGGACGGCGCCGGAATGA
- the ppa gene encoding inorganic diphosphatase → MGFDLVKAGKDVPNDINVIIEISAQGEPIKFEVDKDSGAVFVDRFMGTSMRYPINYGYVPHTVAGDGDPVDVLVVTPFPLMPGVVIRCRPVGVLKMEDDGGQDAKVVAVPVSKLTPLYDKVQTTDDLPELLMKQTVHFFEHYKDLEPGKWVKVLGWGTVEDAKQEILDGLKNAAK, encoded by the coding sequence ATGGGATTCGACCTCGTGAAGGCCGGCAAGGACGTGCCGAACGACATCAACGTCATCATCGAGATTTCGGCGCAGGGCGAGCCGATCAAGTTCGAAGTGGACAAGGACAGCGGCGCGGTGTTCGTCGATCGCTTCATGGGCACGTCGATGCGCTACCCGATCAACTACGGCTACGTGCCGCACACCGTCGCCGGCGACGGCGACCCGGTCGACGTGCTGGTGGTGACCCCGTTTCCGCTGATGCCGGGCGTGGTGATCCGCTGCCGTCCAGTCGGCGTGCTGAAGATGGAAGACGACGGCGGCCAGGACGCGAAAGTCGTCGCAGTCCCGGTGTCGAAGCTCACGCCGCTCTACGACAAGGTGCAGACCACTGACGACCTGCCGGAGCTGCTGATGAAGCAGACGGTGCATTTCTTCGAGCATTACAAGGATCTCGAGCCGGGCAAGTGGGTCAAGGTGCTCGGCTGGGGCACCGTGGAAGACGCGAAGCAGGAAATCCTCGACGGCCTGAAGAACGCCGCAAAATAA
- a CDS encoding HD domain-containing protein, whose product MLFNSVNQHCLHNIVQLAQTHAVEAAEDIFDERGIKLWAKGRPVSADLQEKLLRRKLAKPLEATLAVEGAVAFSDVVEACREQVEDNPLFARLASRDALALLGELRTIPLPQPLRLLLTTAQASGNRSFGHALATMLVCACIATRLNASEHDAQTLLTAALLHDLGEMYIHPDYLSGSRQLRPHEWKHVASHPRIGQLLIQELTTLPTAIGRCVAHHHERLDGSGYPNQLERSKLHRLGSWLAVAETAGAILSSGHPGAPSRAALALRLVPEEFDRDAVAAVTQALRKDGDSFGDDDCQGAPDTHAIPARLDCAISRAEDLHASLDTPFARQIVATALQQLHNLEKSLRATGAAEAASLGEQLDRQLVAESGQVAREIDWRMRNLARNLHLRAEAYADGANLARLTPLIETLDGALPAGAASAA is encoded by the coding sequence ATGCTATTCAACTCGGTCAATCAGCACTGCCTGCACAACATCGTCCAGCTCGCCCAAACCCATGCTGTCGAGGCGGCCGAAGACATCTTCGACGAACGCGGCATCAAGCTGTGGGCAAAGGGCAGGCCGGTGTCGGCCGACCTGCAGGAAAAGCTGCTGCGCCGCAAGCTGGCCAAGCCGCTCGAAGCGACGCTCGCCGTCGAAGGAGCGGTCGCCTTCTCCGATGTCGTCGAAGCCTGCCGCGAACAGGTCGAGGACAATCCGCTGTTCGCACGGCTTGCCAGCCGCGACGCGCTGGCGCTTCTCGGCGAACTCAGGACGATACCGCTGCCGCAGCCGCTGCGCCTGCTGCTGACAACCGCCCAGGCCAGCGGCAACCGCAGCTTCGGGCACGCCCTGGCGACGATGCTGGTATGCGCGTGCATCGCGACCCGGCTCAACGCCAGCGAGCACGATGCGCAGACGCTGCTGACGGCCGCGTTGCTGCATGACCTCGGCGAAATGTATATCCATCCCGACTACCTGAGCGGAAGCCGCCAACTGCGGCCGCACGAGTGGAAGCACGTCGCCAGCCACCCCCGCATCGGACAACTGCTGATCCAGGAGCTGACCACGCTCCCGACAGCGATCGGGCGGTGCGTCGCGCACCACCACGAACGGCTCGACGGCAGCGGCTATCCCAATCAGCTCGAGCGCAGCAAGCTTCACCGCCTCGGCAGCTGGCTCGCCGTCGCCGAAACGGCCGGCGCGATCCTCTCCAGTGGCCATCCCGGCGCACCGTCGCGCGCGGCGCTCGCGCTGCGCCTCGTGCCCGAAGAATTCGACCGCGACGCCGTCGCCGCCGTCACCCAGGCGCTGCGCAAGGACGGTGACAGCTTCGGCGACGACGACTGCCAAGGGGCGCCCGACACGCACGCGATCCCTGCCCGGCTCGACTGTGCGATCAGCCGCGCGGAAGACCTGCACGCATCCCTCGACACCCCGTTCGCGCGCCAGATCGTCGCAACGGCCCTGCAGCAACTGCACAATCTCGAAAAATCGCTGCGCGCCACCGGCGCCGCCGAAGCCGCTTCGCTCGGTGAACAACTCGATCGGCAGCTGGTCGCCGAAAGCGGCCAGGTGGCCCGGGAAATCGACTGGCGGATGCGCAACCTCGCACGCAATCTCCATTTGCGGGCCGAGGCCTACGCGGACGGCGCGAACCTCGCGCGGCTGACGCCGCTGATCGAGACGCTCGACGGCGCGTTGCCGGCGGGCGCTGCGTCCGCCGCCTGA
- a CDS encoding HDOD domain-containing protein has product MDEFEAQMQAFRKQIERELEEDSISFPTSFDVSLRIKRLADNPDSTLDEITTVVKAEPVLSAKAVRMANAIALNPYGRQTRNVSEAVGRIGLSALRCLAFAVAAEQLVQDHRSRNLRLIASGLWMHSLDVAAWAYAIARHLKVVNADTAMFGGMMTDIGQFFLVARAADYPALERGIDRFAEFAATWSEPVGRAVLEAFELPEAILDAFPYEDPYGGSWPPTDLADVLFVASLAAETPNPFDTLLGIRHRPALLDTSTSGIEKIRLTQLLDTARAQRQHILNAVCG; this is encoded by the coding sequence ATGGACGAATTCGAAGCTCAGATGCAGGCGTTTCGCAAACAGATCGAACGGGAACTCGAAGAGGACAGCATCAGCTTTCCGACCTCGTTCGACGTGTCGCTGCGCATCAAGCGGCTCGCCGACAACCCCGACTCGACGCTCGACGAGATCACGACGGTGGTCAAGGCGGAACCGGTGCTGAGCGCGAAAGCGGTGCGGATGGCCAACGCCATCGCACTCAACCCTTACGGCAGGCAGACGAGGAATGTTTCCGAAGCGGTCGGGCGCATCGGCCTGTCCGCGCTGCGCTGCCTCGCTTTCGCGGTTGCCGCGGAACAACTCGTGCAGGACCACCGCTCGCGCAACCTTCGCCTGATCGCTTCCGGGCTGTGGATGCATTCGCTGGACGTCGCCGCGTGGGCGTACGCGATCGCCCGGCACTTGAAAGTGGTCAATGCCGATACCGCGATGTTCGGCGGCATGATGACCGACATCGGCCAGTTCTTCCTCGTCGCTCGCGCGGCGGATTATCCGGCGCTCGAGCGCGGCATCGATCGCTTCGCGGAGTTCGCCGCGACGTGGAGCGAGCCGGTCGGGCGCGCAGTGCTGGAGGCGTTCGAACTGCCCGAAGCGATCCTCGACGCTTTCCCCTACGAAGACCCCTACGGCGGTTCATGGCCGCCAACCGACCTAGCCGACGTCCTGTTCGTCGCATCGCTGGCCGCCGAGACGCCGAACCCGTTCGACACGCTGCTGGGCATCCGCCACCGGCCCGCGTTGCTCGACACTTCGACTTCGGGCATCGAGAAGATCAGGCTGACGCAGCTGCTCGATACCGCCCGCGCGCAGCGCCAGCACATCCTCAACGCGGTGTGCGGCTGA
- a CDS encoding phosphopantetheine-binding protein translates to MKEIAPASPAPDNLDALRLEVAGIIVEALNLEQAPASIPPDDSLFGEGLGLDSIDILEVALVVSKRYGFQLRADDDDNISIFRSLRSLTGYIASHRTQ, encoded by the coding sequence ATGAAAGAAATCGCTCCTGCCTCGCCCGCTCCGGACAACCTCGACGCGCTTCGGCTCGAGGTCGCCGGGATCATCGTCGAAGCGCTCAACCTCGAGCAGGCGCCGGCCTCGATCCCTCCCGACGACTCGCTGTTCGGCGAAGGCCTCGGGCTCGATTCGATCGACATCCTCGAAGTGGCCCTCGTGGTATCGAAACGCTACGGCTTCCAGCTGCGCGCCGATGACGACGACAACATCAGCATCTTCCGTTCGCTGCGCAGCCTGACCGGATACATCGCCAGCCACCGCACGCAATGA
- a CDS encoding AMP-binding protein → MSELALPLLGHACLGAALAWRDGERISVARFLGDAHRLAALLPAGGNVLNICADRYRFTVGLAASLLAGKVSLLPSTHTPETVRQLAAFAPDAFCLADGVCDIDLPQFHYPELAGADHAGPMPAVAADQLVACVFTSGSTGTPVPHRKTWGALVRNAAAEAQRLGLSPAAPHAIVGTVPPQHMYGFESTVLLALQSGGAFWAGRPFYPADIAAALDAVPRPRVLVSTPFHLRTLLAAEVPLPVTDLVVSATAPLSGNLAADAEARLRGPLLEIYGCTETGQTATRRTALTAEWQLFRDVRLSVENGQAWAYGGHVEQRTALGDVIEPTADDRFLLHGRSADLVNIAGKRSSLSYLNHQLNAIPGVVDGSFVMPDDEQIDGATRLWAVVVAPGLDRAALLHALRERIDPLFLPRPLLFADRLPRNATGKLPRAALGELFRQLRSDPA, encoded by the coding sequence ATGAGCGAGCTCGCGCTGCCGCTGCTGGGCCATGCGTGCCTCGGCGCCGCCCTCGCGTGGCGCGACGGCGAACGCATCAGCGTCGCGCGCTTTCTCGGCGACGCGCACCGGCTCGCCGCATTGCTGCCTGCGGGCGGCAACGTGCTCAATATCTGCGCCGACCGCTACCGCTTCACGGTGGGACTCGCGGCCAGCCTGCTCGCCGGCAAAGTCAGCCTGCTGCCGTCGACGCACACCCCGGAGACCGTGCGCCAGCTCGCGGCCTTTGCGCCCGACGCGTTCTGCCTCGCCGATGGCGTGTGCGACATCGACCTGCCGCAGTTCCATTACCCCGAACTCGCCGGCGCCGACCATGCCGGCCCGATGCCCGCCGTCGCCGCCGACCAGCTCGTCGCCTGCGTGTTCACCTCCGGCTCGACGGGCACGCCGGTGCCGCACCGCAAGACCTGGGGCGCGCTGGTGCGCAATGCCGCGGCCGAAGCGCAGCGTCTCGGACTGTCCCCCGCCGCGCCTCATGCGATCGTCGGCACGGTGCCGCCGCAGCACATGTACGGCTTCGAGTCGACGGTGCTGCTCGCGCTGCAGAGCGGCGGCGCGTTCTGGGCCGGGCGGCCGTTCTACCCGGCCGACATCGCGGCCGCGCTCGACGCCGTGCCACGTCCGCGCGTGCTCGTCTCGACGCCGTTTCACCTGCGCACGCTGCTCGCCGCCGAAGTGCCCCTGCCCGTCACCGATCTCGTCGTCTCGGCGACTGCGCCGCTGTCGGGCAACCTCGCCGCCGACGCCGAAGCGCGCCTGCGCGGTCCGCTGCTGGAAATCTACGGCTGCACCGAAACCGGCCAAACCGCGACGCGGCGCACCGCGCTGACCGCGGAATGGCAGCTTTTTCGCGACGTCCGCCTGAGCGTCGAGAACGGCCAGGCGTGGGCATACGGCGGACACGTCGAGCAGCGCACCGCGCTCGGCGACGTCATCGAACCGACCGCCGACGACCGCTTCCTGCTGCACGGGCGGTCGGCGGACCTCGTCAACATCGCCGGCAAACGCAGTTCGCTGAGCTACCTGAATCACCAGTTGAACGCGATTCCGGGCGTGGTGGACGGCAGCTTCGTGATGCCGGACGACGAGCAGATCGACGGCGCGACGCGCTTGTGGGCAGTCGTCGTCGCGCCGGGTCTCGACCGGGCGGCGCTGCTGCACGCGTTGCGCGAGCGCATCGACCCGCTGTTCCTGCCACGCCCGCTGCTGTTCGCCGACCGGCTCCCGCGCAACGCGACCGGCAAGCTGCCGCGCGCCGCGCTCGGCGAGCTGTTCCGCCAGTTGCGCAGCGACCCGGCATGA
- a CDS encoding beta-hydroxyacyl-ACP dehydratase, with amino-acid sequence MKFETTIVVTPDHPAFAGHFPGQPILPGVVLLGWAAGALGTALGRPVPPCQIAAAKFLQPVRPGTSLLIRHVRQPGDAWHFEILAGDATVASGTLKVTAP; translated from the coding sequence ATGAAGTTCGAAACCACGATCGTCGTCACGCCGGACCATCCGGCGTTCGCCGGGCATTTCCCGGGCCAGCCGATCCTGCCCGGCGTCGTGCTGCTCGGCTGGGCCGCCGGCGCGCTCGGCACCGCGCTGGGCCGGCCGGTGCCGCCGTGCCAGATCGCCGCGGCGAAGTTCCTGCAGCCGGTCCGGCCCGGCACCTCGCTGCTGATCCGCCATGTGCGCCAGCCCGGCGACGCGTGGCACTTCGAGATTCTCGCCGGCGACGCGACAGTGGCGTCCGGCACGTTGAAAGTGACCGCGCCGTGA
- a CDS encoding acyl-CoA synthetase, with protein sequence MTWISLRLGRRAGRLVLRLIAGYFLLFAPAARRASRAYLARALGRAPRPAELFRHFLSFATTIHDRIYLLNERFDLFDIRVHGGELIRDIVADGTGVFLVGAHLGSFEVTRAVGRQQPGIRVAMVMYEDNAQKINRTLAAINPAAQQDIIPLGRLDSMLQVRERLDDGMLVGMLADRSVGPDAVERVDFLGAPANFPAGPWRIAAMLKRPVILMVGVYRGGNRYDIHFERLADFTAVTRETRGTAQRDAIVRYAARLEHYARQAPFNWFNFFDFWQPARSPDAD encoded by the coding sequence ATGACGTGGATTTCGCTGCGTCTCGGGCGGCGCGCCGGACGGCTCGTGCTGCGACTCATCGCCGGCTATTTCCTGCTGTTCGCTCCCGCCGCACGGCGTGCGTCTCGGGCATACCTCGCGCGCGCGCTCGGACGTGCGCCGCGGCCGGCCGAATTGTTCCGGCATTTCCTGAGCTTCGCGACGACGATCCACGACCGCATCTATCTCCTCAACGAACGCTTCGACCTGTTCGACATCCGCGTGCACGGCGGCGAACTGATCCGCGACATCGTCGCCGATGGCACCGGCGTGTTCCTGGTCGGCGCCCACCTCGGGAGCTTCGAGGTGACCCGGGCGGTCGGGCGCCAGCAGCCGGGAATCCGGGTCGCGATGGTGATGTACGAAGACAACGCGCAGAAAATCAACCGCACGCTCGCTGCGATCAATCCGGCGGCGCAGCAGGACATCATTCCGCTCGGCCGGCTCGATTCGATGCTGCAGGTACGCGAACGGCTCGACGACGGCATGCTCGTCGGCATGCTCGCCGACCGCAGCGTCGGGCCGGACGCGGTCGAGCGCGTCGATTTTCTCGGCGCGCCGGCGAACTTCCCCGCCGGACCGTGGCGCATCGCGGCGATGCTGAAACGTCCGGTGATCCTCATGGTCGGCGTCTACCGCGGCGGCAACCGCTACGACATCCACTTCGAGCGGCTCGCCGATTTCACTGCCGTCACGCGCGAAACCCGCGGCACCGCGCAGCGCGACGCGATCGTCCGCTACGCCGCGCGGCTCGAACATTACGCGCGGCAAGCGCCATTCAACTGGTTCAACTTCTTCGACTTCTGGCAACCGGCGCGCAGCCCGGACGCCGACTGA
- a CDS encoding outer membrane lipoprotein carrier protein LolA, which translates to MRRAGLIPLLCAVALAITAPLRAAGADAWTIEQLMHTLGTQRSGRAHFVERKYLAILDAPVESSGELRFRAPDRLEKITLEPRAESLVLEGNTVTVMRGERRHVVQLSDYREIAAFIDSIRATLAGDRAALERTYAASLAGTSRAWTLTLLPRAPKMAEVVLRITISGSDAQLRGIEILQADGDRSVMEIVPERAAR; encoded by the coding sequence GTGCGACGAGCCGGACTGATCCCGCTGCTGTGTGCTGTCGCGCTCGCGATCACCGCGCCGCTACGTGCAGCGGGCGCCGACGCGTGGACGATCGAACAGCTGATGCACACGCTCGGCACACAGCGCTCCGGACGGGCGCACTTCGTCGAACGCAAGTACCTCGCGATCCTGGACGCCCCGGTCGAGTCGTCCGGCGAGCTGCGCTTTCGCGCCCCCGACCGGCTGGAGAAGATCACTCTCGAGCCGCGCGCGGAATCGCTGGTGCTCGAAGGGAACACCGTGACCGTGATGCGCGGCGAGCGCCGCCACGTCGTGCAGCTGTCCGATTACCGCGAGATTGCCGCGTTCATCGACAGCATCCGCGCGACCCTCGCCGGCGACCGGGCCGCGCTCGAGCGGACGTATGCTGCAAGCCTCGCGGGCACGTCCCGAGCCTGGACGCTGACGCTGCTGCCACGCGCCCCGAAAATGGCCGAAGTCGTGCTGCGCATCACGATCAGCGGCAGCGATGCGCAGCTGCGCGGCATCGAGATCCTGCAGGCCGACGGCGACCGCTCGGTGATGGAGATCGTCCCGGAGCGCGCCGCGCGATGA